One Hemitrygon akajei chromosome 11, sHemAka1.3, whole genome shotgun sequence DNA segment encodes these proteins:
- the LOC140735982 gene encoding protein-glutamine gamma-glutamyltransferase 2-like codes for METSDGCQADRCQVDFQYEKNNKEHRTIEISNKRLIVRRGQTFNIKVTFKDGFNPQEATVILILEAGQKAKRSNNSKIEVRFTESINTKRWSGVISSATTDELCLAISPSPQAIIGYYNLFLQHAYKEDVKYNLGNFVVLFNPWCSEDEVFLNSDVQRNEYLLNENGVIYVGGSDYISDRKWNFGQFEEDILDICLKILDNTPKYLKSPGKEIRKRCSAVYIARTVSAMVNSSDDKGVLTGRWSSPYTDGVYPGRWNGSVAILRKWNDENCRAVRYGQCWVFAAVTCTVLRCLGIPTRVVTNFDSAHDADANLTIDKYYNVEGENTGESSDSVWNFHVWDECWIARNDLPSGFDGWQVVDATPQEESEGVYRCGPAPLRAIKEGEVLFKYDVPFVFAEVNAQCVNWLVFEDGTKMKIDIDTEKVGHHVSTKKCGSDEREDITHLYKYPDGSTQEAEVFEKANRKQNIPPPKKSLQVSLFTEQPIYTGNSVPVSIVVTNKSSEKKVYDLKFWAKKRKYNGGTEKQCIKKHKEEIKLGPDQAKNISLEVSYKEYGSFPDMYNLMKLITIVTDKKSQENAAAIKDLGLINPPLAIKMLDNRATVNRMIFIQVSFKNPFPDVLKDCVMTLEGKGLIKDEMRVTFKDVEANGNAKVNCNFTPIKAGKRNLLVDVDCNLMKNIKGSLEIDVQEE; via the exons CTGACGGGTGCCAAGCTGACAGGTGCCAAGTTGACTTCCAGTATGAAAAGAATAACAAGGAGCATCGAACAATTGAGATTAGCAACAAGCGACTGATAGTCAGAAGGGGACAAACCTTCAATATTAAGGTGACCTTCAAAGATGGATTCAATCCCCAAGAGGCCACAGTAATCTTGATTTTAGAGGCAG GTCAAAAAGCTAAGAGATCTAACAATTCCAAAATAGAGGTTCGCTTCACTGAGTCAATAAATACAAAAAGATGGAGTGGAGTAATCTCCTCTGCCACCACAGATGAATTATGCTTGGCCATATCACCATCGCCACAAGCCATAATTGGTTACTACAACTTATTTCTGCAGCATGCTTACAAAGAGGATGTGAAGTACAATCTTGGAAATTTTGTTGTACTCTTCAATCCCTGGTGCTCAG AGGATGAAGTTTTTCTCAACAGTGACGTTCAACGAAATGAATATTTGTTGAATGAAAATGGAGTTATTTATGTTGGTGGTAGTGATTATATCAGTGACAGAAAATGGAattttggacag TTTGAAGAAGATATTTTGGACATCTGCCTGAAGATATTGGACAACACCCCCAAATATCTAAAATCACCAGGCAAGGAGATTCGAAAGCGATGCTCTGCTGTGTACATTGCTAGAACTGTGTCTGCCATG GTGAATTCTTCAGATGATAAAGGAGTTCTGACTGGTAGATGGAGTTCCCCATATACTGATGGAGTGTATCCAGGGAGATGGAATGGAAGTGTTGCAATTCTTCGGAAATGGAATGATGAGAACTGTAGAGCAGTTCGCTACGGGCAGTGCTGGGTGTTTGCTGCAGTGACTTGCACAG ttttaagatgcttaggAATTCCAACCCGTGTGGTTACAAACTTTGACTCTGCTCACGATGCTGATGCAAACTTAACCATTGACAAATACTATAATGTTGAAGGAGAAAACACCGGAGAATCATCTGACAGTGTTTG GAATTTTCATGTTTGGGATGAGTGCTGGATAGCACGAAATGACTTACCTTCAGGATTTGATGGATGGCAGGTTGTGGATGCCACACCACAGGAGGAAAGTGAAG GTGTTTATCGCTGTGGTCCAGCACCATTAAGAGCAATCAAAGAGGGAGAAGTGCTCTTCAAGTATGACGTCCCATTTGTTTTCGCTGAAGTGAATGCACAATGTGTGAACTGGCTGGTGTTCGAAGATGGAACAAAAATGAAAATCGACATTGATACAGAAAAGGTTGGCCACCATGTGAGCACAAAGAAGTGTGGCAGTGATGAGCGTGAGGACATCACACACCTCTACAAATATCCTGATG GCTCCACGCAAGAAGCAGAAGTGTTTGAAAAGGCTAACAGGAAACAAAATATTCCACCGCCCAAAAAGTCActgcaagtgtctctgttcaCTGAGCAGCCCATTTACACTGGAAATTCTGTTCCAGTCTCCATAGTAGTTACCAACAAGTCTTCGGAGAAAAAGGTCTATGACCTCAAATTTTGGGCTAAGAAAAGAAAATATAATGGAGGTACAGAGAAACAATGCATCAAGAAACATAAAGAAGAGATCAAACTTGGCCCTGATCAAG CTAAGAACATTTCTTTGGAAGTGAGCTACAAAGAATATGGATCATTCCCTGACATGTACAACCTGATGAAGCTGATAACTATTGTAACTGACAAAAAATCTCAAGAGAATGCAGCTGCTATAAAAGATCTTGGTTTGATCAACCCTCCCCTTGCAATTAAG ATGCTGGATAATCGTGCTACCGTGAATAGAATGATATTCATACAGGTCAGCTTTAAGAACCCTTTTCCTGATGTACTGAAGGATTGTGTCATGACCCTTGAGGGAAAAGGTCTGATTAAAGATGAAATGAGAGTAAC GTTTAAAGATGTAGAAGCAAATGGAAATGCGAAAGTGAATTGTAACTTCACTCCCATTAAGGCAGGGAAAAGAAATCTCCTTGTGGATGTTGACTGCAATCTAATGAAAAATATAAAAGGTAGCTTGGAGATTGATGTCCAGGAAGAATAG